One genomic window of Leptospira paudalimensis includes the following:
- a CDS encoding proton-conducting transporter transmembrane domain-containing protein encodes MMEIVFYVSGIFTFVVIFLISIFAPTKGQTRIWLWSLLKICFFTVLFYSWFTDNIVLKWILIEASTLFGALLISSSGTERSFHVGWKFLLINSYALGLAFLGIVILLFASTPLQNLDFSSLKQGLEGQSGLLIETGILLTIYGYSGKLGLVPNHFWVGDTYAESPSQISSLIASFVPVSVVLAIRPLIKLENELNLHLINASNGLLFIGILTILYSTLMLVSRDDIRRISAKVALFHTGMLTLFLWLDVSDEVFYFLLTTTVLVKLLVFLSMGILRMDAGKRNISQILKGTTLSHKALYVYLLALLIAFVFPLSPVFVLDLKIIEIAIMKKQFYLFIFPILGSVFFFVSLNKVLPMVRLQNRDFNFEVLGTVRLRFYFFWISLLFTISVGAFGMYYLMANYI; translated from the coding sequence ATGATGGAGATCGTTTTTTATGTATCCGGAATTTTTACCTTTGTAGTTATATTTTTAATTTCAATTTTTGCTCCAACGAAAGGACAAACAAGGATTTGGTTGTGGAGTTTACTCAAAATTTGTTTTTTTACCGTATTGTTTTATTCTTGGTTTACTGATAACATAGTACTAAAATGGATTTTAATTGAAGCTTCAACTTTATTTGGGGCGTTATTAATTTCTTCAAGTGGAACAGAACGATCCTTCCATGTTGGATGGAAATTTTTATTAATTAATTCCTATGCACTTGGTTTAGCCTTTTTAGGTATCGTGATACTACTTTTCGCATCCACTCCCTTACAAAACTTGGATTTTTCTTCCCTTAAACAAGGGTTAGAAGGTCAATCTGGTCTACTTATTGAAACAGGCATACTCTTAACGATTTATGGGTATAGCGGGAAGTTGGGTTTGGTGCCAAATCACTTTTGGGTTGGTGATACTTATGCAGAAAGCCCTAGCCAAATTTCTTCATTGATCGCTTCATTTGTCCCTGTTAGTGTAGTTCTTGCAATTCGACCTTTGATTAAATTGGAAAATGAATTAAATCTACATTTAATCAATGCTTCCAATGGATTATTATTCATTGGTATATTAACGATTTTATATTCAACTTTAATGTTAGTATCTCGTGATGATATTCGACGTATTTCGGCTAAAGTTGCACTTTTCCATACAGGAATGTTAACTCTATTTTTATGGTTGGATGTATCTGATGAAGTTTTTTACTTTTTACTCACTACAACTGTTTTGGTTAAACTTCTTGTCTTTTTATCTATGGGAATATTAAGAATGGATGCTGGGAAACGTAATATATCTCAGATCCTGAAGGGAACCACGTTAAGCCATAAAGCATTGTATGTTTATTTATTGGCATTGTTGATTGCATTTGTTTTTCCTCTTTCTCCGGTTTTTGTTTTGGATTTGAAAATCATAGAGATTGCAATCATGAAAAAACAATTTTACTTATTTATATTCCCGATTTTGGGATCCGTTTTCTTTTTTGTTTCATTGAATAAAGTATTACCTATGGTAAGGCTACAGAATCGAGATTTTAATTTTGAAGTATTAGGAACAGTACGATTGCGATTTTATTTTTTTTGGATTAGTTTGCTATTCACCATCTCTGTTGGTGCTTTTGGCATGTATTATTTGATGGCGAATTATATATGA
- a CDS encoding hydrogenase large subunit: MMKITGITHFNGSYFQFIQENQSIVMEEEKSKKSTIDFLLDDQYPIWLVRHSFGQDMGHEDYSDLKEEDYLSDQRGKILSLHQKSGVIRDLAYHGLSVPFSIDHYSHAVGPIHAGIIEPGHFRFVVEGEVIRHLTIRLGYQKRSIRDFLVGKSMEQVLPYSEMISGDTSVGYALAFSKIYEDIHNIVVTKDIRLFRSLLVELERIAVHIGDLGGISEDIGYYPLYGVCVTDRGAALGLMETWTGHRFGKSVVRPGKLLLNHRINAKQAKEAFYQLKKVYQSRIRPQILRALSISTLKERMQGCGFISESDVQKNGFVGMVSRMAGVVEDLRINHPDYPDWKPLPIKEEHHHYNGDVWARMYLRYAEIEQSLRWMEEKVEELDWDLIWKSKENKIPKELKEKKLQSGIYYSSVEAWRGPLLVALNIDENGFVINSYIRDPSVLNWHALELAVRGEQVSDFPLNNKSFNLSYVGFDL, translated from the coding sequence ATGATGAAAATTACAGGCATTACTCATTTTAACGGTTCGTATTTTCAATTCATTCAAGAGAATCAAAGTATAGTTATGGAAGAGGAAAAATCCAAAAAAAGTACAATTGATTTTTTATTGGATGATCAATATCCGATTTGGTTGGTGAGGCATTCTTTTGGACAAGACATGGGACATGAAGACTATTCTGATTTAAAGGAAGAGGATTATTTGTCCGACCAGAGAGGGAAAATTTTATCTTTACACCAAAAATCGGGTGTGATACGCGATTTAGCTTACCACGGTTTGTCTGTACCTTTCTCAATTGATCATTATTCACATGCTGTTGGTCCCATTCACGCAGGTATCATCGAACCAGGTCATTTTCGATTTGTTGTAGAGGGTGAAGTGATTCGTCATCTAACAATTCGCCTTGGTTATCAAAAACGAAGTATACGAGATTTTTTAGTTGGTAAATCTATGGAACAGGTTTTGCCATATTCAGAAATGATATCTGGTGATACAAGTGTTGGTTATGCATTAGCATTTTCAAAAATATATGAAGATATTCATAATATTGTAGTAACAAAAGACATTCGTTTATTCCGATCTTTGCTCGTTGAGTTGGAAAGAATTGCCGTTCACATTGGGGATTTAGGTGGAATATCGGAAGATATCGGCTATTACCCGTTATATGGTGTTTGTGTTACTGATAGGGGGGCTGCACTTGGACTTATGGAAACTTGGACAGGGCACCGGTTTGGGAAATCAGTAGTTCGTCCTGGTAAACTCTTACTCAATCATCGAATTAACGCCAAACAGGCTAAAGAAGCTTTTTACCAATTAAAAAAAGTTTATCAATCTAGAATTCGTCCTCAGATTCTAAGAGCTCTCTCCATTTCTACTCTCAAGGAGAGGATGCAAGGTTGTGGGTTTATTTCGGAATCCGATGTTCAAAAAAACGGGTTTGTTGGAATGGTTTCTCGAATGGCAGGAGTAGTGGAAGACCTACGGATCAATCATCCCGATTACCCCGATTGGAAACCACTTCCTATAAAGGAAGAACACCATCATTATAATGGTGATGTTTGGGCTCGGATGTACCTTCGATATGCTGAGATTGAACAGTCGTTACGTTGGATGGAGGAAAAAGTAGAGGAACTAGATTGGGATTTGATTTGGAAATCAAAAGAGAATAAAATACCGAAGGAACTAAAAGAAAAAAAATTACAATCTGGAATTTATTATTCTTCAGTGGAAGCATGGAGAGGACCTTTGTTAGTTGCCCTAAACATCGATGAAAATGGTTTTGTAATTAATTCTTATATTCGCGATCCTTCAGTTTTAAACTGGCATGCACTTGAGTTAGCAGTTCGAGGAGAACAAGTAAGCGATTTCCCATTAAATAATAAATCATTTAATCTTAGTTATGTTGGATTTGACTTATGA
- a CDS encoding adenylate/guanylate cyclase domain-containing response regulator — protein sequence MELEKEEIVRVLVLEPQKKSYDTISQLLVEWFGEYIDLTWRSVFENGAEEIKKVQYDLLITEIQFPELEESSESILEKIMDMAGPSELPVVVFTKAEGKQLPILAFQLGINEYFSKRRLKKNILEHRFRNLFREIYRKKVVSIQMDDSLKRFQDLYGMNQSEIQDLNTMVKKFKKELEKEYEEKLNLEFEKKKMQNVFGMYVDPIIVESLMNNTLSLDQKGKEQEVSVLFSDIRGYTSLSEKMKPEHVISFLNEYFTAMTEVILGYGGMIDKYIGDSIMCLFGAPVFQEDHRQNALDCALEMLQVFELWQPKWNQIYGFTPQIGIGVASGNVIVGNVGSFQKLSYTAVGDTVNMASRLESMAKPMHVYVSEGLYNHLPEEYSKKYRYEELEPVKIKGKEGLHRILSVKPN from the coding sequence GTGGAATTAGAAAAAGAAGAAATTGTCAGAGTGTTGGTTTTAGAACCACAGAAAAAATCATACGATACCATTTCGCAATTACTCGTGGAGTGGTTTGGTGAATACATTGATTTGACGTGGCGATCTGTTTTTGAGAATGGAGCCGAGGAAATTAAAAAAGTTCAATATGACCTTCTCATCACTGAAATTCAATTTCCTGAATTAGAGGAATCTTCAGAATCTATCTTAGAAAAAATAATGGATATGGCTGGTCCTTCCGAACTTCCAGTGGTTGTGTTTACCAAGGCCGAAGGAAAACAACTGCCAATCCTTGCGTTTCAATTAGGTATCAATGAATACTTCAGCAAACGTAGGTTAAAGAAAAATATTTTAGAACATCGATTCCGTAATTTGTTCCGGGAGATTTATCGTAAAAAAGTAGTATCCATCCAAATGGATGATAGTTTGAAACGTTTCCAAGATCTATATGGAATGAACCAATCAGAGATTCAAGATTTGAATACGATGGTTAAAAAGTTTAAAAAAGAACTTGAGAAAGAATATGAAGAAAAGTTAAACTTAGAGTTTGAAAAAAAGAAAATGCAAAACGTATTTGGGATGTACGTTGATCCTATCATTGTTGAAAGTTTAATGAATAATACATTATCATTAGATCAAAAAGGAAAGGAACAAGAAGTTTCTGTATTGTTTTCTGATATTCGTGGTTATACATCCTTATCTGAAAAAATGAAACCTGAACATGTGATTTCCTTTTTGAATGAATATTTCACTGCTATGACAGAAGTGATTTTGGGATATGGTGGGATGATCGATAAATACATAGGCGATTCCATCATGTGTTTGTTTGGAGCACCGGTTTTTCAAGAAGATCATAGACAAAACGCTCTCGATTGTGCATTAGAAATGTTGCAAGTATTTGAATTGTGGCAACCCAAATGGAATCAGATTTATGGTTTCACTCCGCAGATTGGAATCGGTGTGGCGTCAGGGAATGTGATTGTAGGAAACGTGGGTTCGTTTCAAAAACTTTCTTATACAGCAGTAGGGGATACAGTGAACATGGCAAGCCGATTGGAGTCCATGGCTAAGCCAATGCATGTTTATGTATCAGAAGGTTTATATAACCATCTACCAGAAGAGTATTCTAAAAAATACCGATATGAAGAATTAGAACCTGTAAAAATTAAAGGAAAAGAAGGTTTACACAGAATATTAAGTGTAAAACCAAATTAA
- a CDS encoding ABC transporter ATP-binding protein gives MNYAVDVKNLKKSYKQGSLTISVLQNIHLQIPAKQFVTLMGPSGSGKSTLLNILSAIETADEGSVQIFGQEMVGVSEGKLTEYRRDQIGIVFQFFHLFPYLTAVENVSIPLLLSGKSKKYAEQKSKEILDIVGLNHRWNFTPKEMSGGEKQRVSIARSIVHEPKIIFGDEPTGNLDSKSSEQVIELFQKCVSDLGITVFIVTHNEEIGKSGNSNYHMLDGSLIKK, from the coding sequence ATGAATTATGCAGTTGATGTAAAAAATCTGAAAAAAAGCTACAAGCAAGGTTCACTCACAATTTCTGTGTTACAGAACATCCACCTACAAATTCCTGCGAAACAATTTGTTACACTCATGGGACCATCGGGGAGTGGAAAATCTACCTTATTAAATATCCTTTCAGCTATTGAAACTGCTGATGAAGGAAGTGTTCAAATTTTTGGCCAGGAAATGGTAGGTGTATCGGAAGGTAAGCTAACAGAATACAGGAGGGACCAAATTGGAATCGTTTTCCAGTTCTTTCATTTATTTCCCTATCTCACTGCAGTGGAAAATGTATCAATCCCCCTCCTCCTTTCGGGAAAGAGCAAAAAATACGCTGAGCAAAAATCCAAAGAAATTCTGGATATCGTTGGATTAAACCATCGGTGGAATTTTACACCAAAAGAAATGTCAGGAGGTGAAAAACAAAGAGTATCGATTGCCAGATCGATAGTTCATGAACCAAAGATCATTTTTGGTGATGAGCCCACTGGAAATCTAGATTCAAAATCCTCCGAACAAGTAATAGAATTATTCCAAAAATGTGTCTCTGATTTAGGCATAACAGTTTTTATCGTAACTCACAATGAAGAAATAGGAAAATCAGGAAATTCTAACTATCACATGTTAGATGGATCTTTAATAAAAAAATGA
- a CDS encoding NADH-quinone oxidoreductase subunit B family protein: MSFLFELKNFFTKKNVLNFEKTSYVHPNQRGIPIPTKEMVNGCGSCKECETLCPTNVIQRNGGDLLTMDYGKCLQCGLCVEICPEGKLRNSGFIYTFVLHREEFYTTYKNGKLELSNQAKFTLTENQKRFRALTQNRGFLYREVAAGGNNTVESELNASYNSVFDSEREGIRCVASPKHADAIVYSGPVSENMAAPLQTAWDVISEPKALVACGTEAVSGGLFPQGKLPKEPDLFISGDPPRPDVILQAFRLLLGRFSFQFQEALHKFLESEK, encoded by the coding sequence ATGAGTTTTTTATTTGAATTAAAGAATTTTTTCACTAAAAAAAATGTTCTCAATTTCGAGAAAACTTCCTATGTACACCCGAATCAAAGAGGCATACCAATTCCCACGAAGGAAATGGTAAACGGATGTGGAAGCTGTAAGGAATGTGAAACCCTTTGTCCAACAAATGTGATCCAAAGGAATGGCGGAGACCTACTGACAATGGATTATGGAAAATGCCTGCAATGTGGGCTTTGCGTAGAAATTTGCCCGGAAGGAAAACTTCGTAATTCGGGATTTATATACACTTTCGTTTTACACCGAGAGGAATTTTATACAACCTACAAAAATGGAAAATTGGAGTTATCCAACCAAGCAAAATTTACACTCACTGAAAACCAAAAACGATTCCGCGCCTTAACACAAAACCGTGGGTTTTTGTACAGAGAAGTTGCCGCCGGTGGAAACAATACAGTCGAATCGGAACTGAATGCCTCTTACAATTCCGTGTTTGATTCCGAAAGAGAAGGGATTCGATGTGTTGCCAGTCCCAAACATGCTGACGCCATTGTATATTCCGGACCAGTCTCCGAAAATATGGCGGCTCCGTTGCAAACTGCATGGGATGTTATCAGTGAACCAAAAGCGTTGGTTGCCTGTGGGACAGAAGCAGTCAGTGGAGGTCTTTTCCCGCAAGGGAAGTTACCAAAAGAACCAGACCTTTTTATTTCAGGAGATCCCCCAAGACCAGATGTCATTTTACAAGCCTTTCGTTTGTTATTAGGAAGATTTTCCTTCCAATTCCAAGAGGCGCTTCACAAATTTTTAGAGAGTGAAAAATAA
- a CDS encoding NADH-quinone oxidoreductase subunit H yields MESYIHFVYLVILFVCLPFLLTGIFRKVRAYAQGRRGPRLIQFYLEICKSFLKVPVVNNYFSSISKLAPRIVIYSSLMIWSIVLFEWAPFILIPFFLALYRFAYIGFAMEGATSFGGMASGREILLSVMVEPTFILMILAAQSHIEISETPQGILIGLLFLSLSFIAILAELAKPPFDDPRTHLELTMVHEAMILEASGRQLAFFELASSIKLSALLVFLVKLALEHSKLFKSNYLNGINQEFLILPAVVFLAILIGFWEANSVRRKWTWIPEFMGLAFIAILILGTLVKLS; encoded by the coding sequence GTGGAGAGTTACATTCATTTTGTTTACTTAGTCATTTTATTTGTATGCCTTCCATTTTTGTTAACAGGTATTTTTCGCAAAGTAAGAGCCTATGCGCAAGGTAGGCGTGGACCAAGACTCATCCAATTTTATTTGGAGATTTGTAAATCCTTTCTGAAAGTTCCTGTTGTAAACAACTACTTTTCTTCGATCTCCAAATTGGCTCCGAGAATCGTCATATATTCATCTTTAATGATATGGAGTATTGTTCTCTTTGAATGGGCACCATTTATTCTGATCCCATTTTTTTTAGCACTTTATCGATTCGCTTATATTGGTTTTGCAATGGAAGGTGCAACTTCCTTCGGTGGTATGGCTTCGGGAAGAGAGATTTTATTGTCTGTTATGGTAGAGCCAACTTTTATACTCATGATACTCGCTGCGCAATCCCATATCGAAATTTCGGAAACACCTCAAGGTATATTAATCGGATTACTATTTTTATCGTTATCCTTTATTGCTATTCTTGCGGAATTAGCAAAACCTCCATTTGATGATCCGCGTACTCACTTAGAGTTAACCATGGTTCATGAGGCAATGATTTTGGAAGCGTCTGGTCGACAATTGGCATTTTTTGAATTAGCTAGTTCTATAAAACTTTCTGCATTACTTGTTTTTTTGGTAAAGTTAGCATTAGAACATTCAAAACTATTTAAATCAAACTACTTGAATGGAATCAATCAGGAATTTTTGATTTTGCCTGCAGTAGTTTTTTTGGCGATATTGATAGGTTTTTGGGAAGCAAATAGTGTTCGAAGAAAATGGACCTGGATACCTGAATTTATGGGATTGGCTTTTATTGCGATTTTGATTTTGGGGACACTTGTTAAACTTTCATAG
- a CDS encoding HDOD domain-containing protein: MATLEEYLSQIKDLTIVPPVLLSVLSLDDDNELSFGELEKKVQSDQVLVARLLKLANSPFFSRGNPVANMKQVITRLGFKTVRSMVAMSMTDSLFSQGNYKKFRDEVWDHSVAKGIFAQILCEEKKFKKEAELAITCGLMQDLGRIVLNTIDRKKYVEVLTEFQTSDVSLITLEKKAYGVDSYEMGSAAAKLWKMPSIIISSIEDLAKPIAEQTSLGQIIGFAGVIAKLTCHGKQEPDTIQKFEEYRSVLGLEIEDMKVYVTTKDEKLKTNELYQFCSTL; the protein is encoded by the coding sequence ATGGCAACACTGGAAGAATACTTATCCCAAATTAAAGATCTGACGATTGTTCCGCCAGTCTTACTTTCCGTACTTTCCCTAGACGATGATAATGAACTTTCCTTTGGTGAGTTAGAGAAAAAAGTCCAATCCGACCAAGTCCTTGTCGCAAGGCTTTTAAAATTAGCCAATTCTCCTTTTTTCTCCCGCGGAAATCCTGTTGCCAATATGAAACAGGTCATCACTCGTCTCGGTTTTAAAACCGTTCGCAGTATGGTGGCGATGTCGATGACAGATTCTCTTTTTAGCCAGGGGAATTATAAAAAATTCCGTGATGAAGTTTGGGATCATTCCGTTGCAAAAGGAATTTTTGCTCAAATCCTCTGCGAAGAAAAAAAATTCAAAAAAGAAGCCGAACTTGCCATTACATGTGGACTTATGCAAGATTTGGGTCGTATTGTTTTGAATACAATAGATCGCAAAAAATATGTAGAAGTGTTAACAGAATTCCAAACATCTGATGTAAGTCTCATCACGTTGGAAAAAAAAGCATATGGTGTGGATTCATATGAAATGGGAAGTGCAGCAGCCAAACTTTGGAAAATGCCTTCGATCATCATCTCCTCCATTGAAGATTTAGCAAAACCAATTGCAGAACAAACCTCCCTCGGTCAAATCATTGGTTTTGCAGGTGTGATTGCCAAACTAACATGCCATGGAAAACAAGAACCAGATACAATTCAAAAATTTGAAGAATACCGAAGTGTTTTGGGTTTAGAAATTGAAGATATGAAAGTGTATGTAACAACCAAGGATGAAAAACTGAAAACAAACGAATTGTATCAGTTTTGTAGCACCCTATAA
- a CDS encoding formate hydrogenase produces MIYDFVYLLLLLSGIVVLVENRLSRIILFLSLQGFLLIFPVIQTHEGDWQHAISLILLVVLFKGLLTPWILNWTANKSKMNESTTPRFGYLATLLFMVLGLVLAVKITDGVPLLSIPVHKIALIYVILLVYVGILCFVVRRNWLALIAGFCVFENGIFVLTMVLDKGLPFGLEFGSFLDAILVIVSGGILQLSPHMHVKERKL; encoded by the coding sequence ATGATATACGATTTTGTTTATTTATTATTACTCTTGTCTGGTATTGTTGTCTTAGTTGAAAATCGATTAAGTCGGATTATTTTGTTTTTAAGTCTTCAAGGTTTTTTGTTGATCTTTCCTGTGATCCAAACTCATGAAGGTGATTGGCAACATGCCATTTCACTAATTTTGTTGGTTGTACTTTTTAAGGGACTATTAACTCCATGGATTCTAAATTGGACTGCGAATAAATCAAAAATGAATGAGAGTACTACTCCGCGATTTGGTTATTTAGCAACTCTCTTATTTATGGTATTAGGATTGGTTCTTGCCGTTAAAATTACGGATGGTGTCCCTCTATTGTCGATACCAGTTCATAAAATCGCATTAATTTATGTAATTTTATTAGTATATGTTGGTATATTGTGTTTTGTTGTTAGGCGGAATTGGTTGGCTTTAATTGCTGGTTTTTGTGTTTTTGAAAATGGGATTTTTGTTCTAACTATGGTTTTGGATAAGGGATTACCGTTTGGTTTGGAATTTGGATCCTTTTTGGATGCTATACTAGTAATAGTTTCTGGAGGAATATTGCAGCTTTCACCTCATATGCATGTAAAGGAAAGAAAGTTATGA
- a CDS encoding proton-conducting transporter transmembrane domain-containing protein produces MRSFVVGIAALSPLLILILSNEDILSVDFPILVGLFIQAYIGFSSFMLVQSYEPKEKNKVTVGYAVFWSALGICYISGKSLMMPIALEITSFSTILIYSGTEYGKKQIESLGSLLLASGISALFLSAWVMLPDGDNIGIILLLIGLLIKSGFSGFHIWLPKVNEGGPSHALGSFAGVLEIFPLLLFYRYVLPNQLDPIIYQVLFPLAALGIFFGGITSFFHKDPKISLAYSSIESLNFLWLCLIITGMFQFSGDVDLMNLSNSFRILFFLSLFHHSFSKTFQLFSIGMVSRLISSNNSDELKGIGRLLGISPLLLGAGTFSYAVLPGTLGFVSEATYFYLNARILDLPIGRSVFLLPSMIFIFFGIVLGGFTHIKLYITMFLSIPRNNMNLLPFGDMQKRWLYISLLSLALMIYLFPLALPFFIELPMLKPFADQQLIDWFWNISFVSMVTIFIIIVFYLYDRWNQVNIADLKRKTWDCGGGYSGHELSVPSTVFSKPLKNSLGRYFVNKMGDSIVDNLIINSLTFIFNFGTKFVSSTNEPKEEDISKYLAISSMFLIFIFSLLIFGDFKG; encoded by the coding sequence TTGAGATCTTTCGTTGTTGGGATTGCCGCATTATCACCACTTCTCATATTGATCCTAAGTAACGAAGATATTCTATCTGTCGACTTCCCTATATTAGTTGGTCTGTTTATCCAAGCCTACATTGGTTTTTCATCGTTCATGCTTGTTCAATCATATGAACCCAAGGAAAAAAATAAAGTAACCGTTGGTTATGCAGTTTTTTGGTCTGCCTTGGGTATTTGTTATATATCTGGTAAATCATTAATGATGCCGATAGCTCTTGAAATTACATCATTTTCGACCATCCTCATTTATTCTGGAACTGAATATGGGAAAAAACAAATCGAGAGTTTAGGATCTTTACTTTTGGCTTCAGGTATTTCTGCTTTATTTTTATCTGCTTGGGTGATGTTGCCTGATGGTGATAATATTGGCATTATATTATTGTTAATCGGACTTTTAATTAAATCTGGATTTTCCGGTTTTCATATTTGGCTACCTAAGGTGAACGAAGGAGGGCCATCTCATGCTCTCGGATCTTTTGCAGGCGTCTTAGAAATATTTCCTTTATTGTTATTTTATCGTTATGTCCTACCAAATCAGTTGGATCCAATCATCTACCAAGTGTTATTTCCTTTAGCTGCCTTGGGTATTTTTTTTGGTGGAATTACAAGTTTCTTTCACAAAGATCCTAAAATATCCTTGGCATATAGTTCGATCGAATCACTTAATTTTTTATGGTTATGTTTAATTATAACTGGGATGTTCCAGTTTTCTGGTGATGTCGATTTAATGAATTTAAGCAATTCATTCAGGATTTTGTTTTTTCTTAGCTTATTTCATCATTCTTTTTCAAAAACATTTCAACTTTTTTCAATAGGAATGGTTTCAAGACTTATCAGTTCAAATAACAGTGATGAATTGAAAGGTATTGGTAGATTACTTGGCATATCTCCTCTACTATTAGGAGCAGGAACTTTTAGTTATGCTGTTTTACCTGGGACCTTAGGTTTTGTTTCGGAAGCTACATACTTTTATTTAAATGCTAGAATACTAGATCTACCGATTGGTCGTTCTGTGTTTTTATTACCTTCAATGATATTCATTTTTTTTGGTATCGTTTTGGGTGGATTTACACATATTAAATTGTATATAACAATGTTTCTGTCTATTCCTCGAAACAATATGAACTTACTTCCGTTTGGAGATATGCAAAAACGTTGGTTATACATATCTCTTTTGAGTCTTGCCTTAATGATTTATCTATTTCCATTGGCATTACCATTTTTTATAGAGTTACCTATGTTAAAACCATTTGCCGATCAGCAATTGATCGATTGGTTTTGGAATATTTCTTTTGTATCAATGGTTACTATTTTTATCATAATCGTTTTTTATCTTTATGATCGTTGGAATCAGGTAAATATCGCGGACTTAAAACGAAAAACATGGGATTGTGGTGGTGGTTATTCGGGACACGAATTATCTGTTCCATCGACTGTTTTTTCAAAGCCATTAAAAAATTCTTTGGGAAGGTATTTTGTGAATAAGATGGGAGATTCAATCGTTGATAATTTGATCATCAATTCTCTAACATTTATATTTAATTTTGGTACAAAATTTGTTTCTTCAACAAATGAGCCTAAAGAGGAAGATATAAGTAAATATTTAGCGATTTCTTCTATGTTTTTGATTTTTATTTTTTCATTACTGATTTTCGGCGATTTTAAAGGATAA